Part of the Sporosarcina sp. FSL K6-2383 genome is shown below.
TCAATGCCATTCAACTTTGCAAGACGTAACAGCGCAAACAAATGCTCATAATGGCTATGTACGCCACCGTCAGATAGCAATCCCATGAGATGAAGTGCCGTACCGCGTTGCTTGGCATGGGCAATCGCACCTAAAAGTGCTTCTTTATCAAAGAAATCTGCTTCTCTAATGGATTTGTTAATACGTGTCAAACTTTGGTAGACAATACGACCAGCTCCAATATTGAGATGCCCTACTTCCGAGTTCCCCATTTGGCCTTCCGGAAGTCCTACCGCCTCTCCGCTAGCTGTTAACGTAGTATGCGGAAAGTTATTCCATAGGTGATCGTAATTTGGCTTTTTCGACAGCGCAACTGCATTACCTAGTTGTTCATCGCGTAGCCCAAATCCATCTAAAATAATTAGTGCGACCGGACTTTTACTCATGTGCTCCAGCCTCAACCAATTTTAAGAATGATGCTGGTTCAAGGCTTGCGCCACCAACAAGTGCACCGTCAATATGCTCCATTGACAGAAGTTCTTCAATATTATCTGGCTTTACGCTACCACCGTATTGAATACGAATGCTTGCCGCCACTGTTTCACTGTATAGTTCGCTAACTGTTGCACGGATTGCGCCACATACTTCATTGGCATCTTGTGCAGTTGCTGTTTTCCCTGTACCGATTGCCCAGATTGGCTCATATGCGATAACCGCTTTTTCCGCTTGTGCCGCACTGATGCCTTCAAATGCTTTCTTCACTTGGGCAGCAACTAGCTCAACCGTTTGGCCTGCTTCGCGCTGTTCAAGTGTTTCACCCACACAAACAAGTGGTGTTAGGTTGTATTCGAATGCTGCATGGACTTTCAGATTGACGGACTCGTCTGTTTCATTGAAATATTGACGACGCTCTGAGTGACCTAGAACGACGTAGCCAACATCAATGCCAACTAGCATCGCTGGGCTGATTTCTCCTGTAAATGCGCCTTCTTTCACATCGGACATCGTCTGTGCGCCAATGCCTAAAGCTGAACCTTTTGTTAGCTGTGCCAACTCTGAAAGGTATAGAGATGGCGGACAAATAACAGCTTCCACGTTATCCGAAACCGGAACCTTGCCTTTTACTTCCTCAACAAAGCTTCTTGCTTCCTCAACAGTTTTGTACATTTTCCAGTTACCCGCAATAATTCGTTTACGCAAAGCGATTCCCCCTCATCAGTTATCGTTTAGTGCAGAAACACCCGGTAAGTCTTTACCCTCCATAAATTCAAGAGAAGCGCCTCCACCAGTCGAAATATGATCCATTTTATCGGCAACGCCGAACTTTTCAACAGCTGCAGCTGAGTCGCCGCCACCAATGACTGTATAGCCTGCTGTGACTGCCATTGCTTGTGCAACACGTTTCGTGCCACCTGCAAATGGCTCTAACTCAAATACACCCATTGGGCCATTCCAAATGATCAATTTCGATTCTTCTATTACTTTTGCATACAATTCAGCTGTTTCAGTCCCAATATCGAGACCTTCCCAATCTGCAGGAATCGCATCATTTTTCACGACTTTCGTATTGGCATCTTTCGAAAAATCGTCTGCAATCGTCACATCTATCGGCAGATATAGCTTAACGCCGTTATCTTTTGCCTTTTGAATAAATGATTTTGCTAAGTCAATTTTATCTTCTTCAAGCAAAGACTTACCAATTTCATAGCCTTGCGCTTTCAAAAATGTGTAAGCCAAGCCGCCGCCAATAATCAAGTTGTCCACTTTGTCGAGCAAATGATTGATGACACCGATTTTGTCTTTCACTTTTGCTCCACCAATAATCGCTGTAAATGGACGCTCTGGCGTAGACAATGCTTTGCCAAGCACATCTAATTCTTTTTCAATTAACAAGCCTGATACTGCCGGAATATAGTCCGCGATACCCGCAGTGGATGCATGTGCACGGTGTGCAGCACCAAATGCGTCGTTAACAAATACATCTGCAAGGTCTGCAAAGTTTTTCGCAAGGTCAGCATCATTCTTTTCTTCCCCAGCATGGAATCGAACATTTTCAAGAAGGACAATATCGCCATTTTTCATAGAAGCGATTGCTTGTTCAACTTCTTGTCCAATAGACGTATCTAATTTAAGAACTGGTTTACCAATTAGCTCGGCTAGTTTTTCGCCAGCTACAGTCAGGCGCATTTCTTCGTTCACTTCGCCGTTTGGACGACCCAGGTGACTGGCAAGAATAACTTTTGCTCCTTGTTCTACCATGTATTCAATTGTTGGGATTGCTGCACGGATTCGTGTAACATCCGTTACTTGTCCATTTTCCATCGGTACATTGAAATCCACGCGGCAAAATACGCGTTGTCCTTCCAGTTGCATATCTTTCATCGTCTTTTTTGACTTCATGAAACATGCCCACCTCCATATTATTTATCTCAAAAAAAGGAGGAACGGGGTAATCCCCCGCTCCTCTTACCCAACTTTATTATAAGCGGTATCTATTTTATTGGCTATATTTATCAGCGAAAAGGTCAGCTGATTATAGTCCTTTGCCGTGCATGTAAAGTGCAAGGTCGATACAACGAGCAGAGTAACCTGATTCGTTATCATACCAAGAAATAACTTTTACCATGTTGTCTGCAAGAACCATTGTTGACAAGCCATCGATTGTTGAAGATGCTGTGTTGCCGTTATAGTCTCTTGAAACAAGTGGCAATTCATTGTAAACAAGAACGCCAGCTAATTCGTTTTCAGATGCTTCTTTAAGAGCAGCATTTACTTCTTCTACTGTTACGTTTTGTTTAAGGTCAGCAACGAAGTCAACTAGTGAAACGTTTGGAGTTGGTACGCGAACTGCCATACCATCTAATTTACCTGCCAATGCTGGGATAACTTTTGTAACTGCTGATGCAGCACCAGTAGTTGTTGGAATCATGTTTTCAGCAGCTGCACGTGCACGACGGTAGTCGCTGTGTGGCAAGTCTAGGATTTTTTGGTCATTTGTATAAGAGTGAACAGTTGTCATCATACCGCGCTCGATACCAAACTTGTCGTTCAATACTTTTACAATTGGAGCAAGACAGTTTGTCGTACATGATGCATTCGATACGATTTTATCATCTGCTGCATTGTATGTTTCGTGGTTAACACCCATAACAAGCATTGGAATATCGCCTTTTGCTGGTGCTGACAAGATAACACGCTTCGCACCTGCTTCAATGTGCTTGTTAAGTCCTTCGCGGTCTGTGAATACACCTGTTGAATCGATAACCACATCAATTCCAAGCTCTCCCCATGGAAGATCTGCAGGGTTTCTTTCAGCGTATACTTTAATATTTTTACCATTCACAACTAAGCTATTGCCTTCAGAGCTGATTTCCGCTTCGTTCACACCGTGTACAGAGTCATATTTAAGAAGATGAGCAAGCATTGCCGCATCCGTTAAATCGTTGATCGCAACGATTTCGATTTCCTCTTGTTGCAAAGCCTCGCGGAATACTTTACGCCCAATACGTCCAAATCCGTTAATTGCAAGTTTCATAGCCATAATAAATTACCTCCGAGTAGTTTTTTTATATTTTTTAAAACATTTATCCACTTTTACCTATTCCCTAAAAAATGAAGCCTTAATCCTAAAATTTATTTATTGATAAGCAGTTTCAGCATTTCATTTGCCGCACCTTCATCTGTAACTAAAATCGTTTGTTTCGGTGCGCTTGCCATATAAGCCAAGATGGCTTCTGCTTTGCTACTTCCACCAGCCACCGAAATGATAAGTGGAATCCGTTCCAAATGACTTGTCTGAATACCTACAGTACGCAGTCGATGAACGACGTTGCCATTTTTATCGAAATAGTAACCGAATGCCTCACCAATTGCTCCACTCTTTCGAAGCACTTGCTGCTCTTCTTCAGGTGTGTTACGCAGGACAGCCATCGTCTTTGCGTCACCAATTCCATGAAGAACACAATCTGTCGTTTCATAGAGGCTAAGCATCTTGACAACAAATGGTTCATTGCGAAACGCTTTTTGTGCTTCTTCACTTAACGACTCAGGGTAATAAAACGTACTATACGTTCCCCCACATGCTTCAGCAAAGAAAGCTGCGATCACATTTGCCTGTAAGCCGATATCGTCTCCGACACCGCCTCGCGCAGCGATAAACAACTGATCCGTTGTGTCACTAAACTTTTCGATATGCTGGGGAATTGCTGCAATTGTGCTCCCACCCGTAACGGCTACAATCTTGCCATCTCCGATTTTAGAGCTGAATTGCTTTGCAGCCTCCATGCCCAATAAACTTTTAGCAGTAGAGTCTCCATCTATATCGCAATTTCCAGCAACAACCTTGACAGAACGAATGCCTAAAAACTCTGTTAACTTTTTGGCAAGCGATGCGCGACCCGACCAGTCTTCCATAACAGACTCAAGCGTTTGTAACACTGAGCTACCTTCAACTGTAATCGATGCACCTTCTTTCGCAACATGAATCAGATTCTGTGCTCGAAGAATATCCATCATTGTTCGTGTTTCTCGCTCGGAAAGACCAGCAATCTGACCGAGTGGACGCCTTCCGATAGGACCAGACATCTTAATAAGTTTCAACATCCGGTATCTTTGTTGCATCAGTTCCATCATTTCAGGTACGAGTTTCCTTTGCGCTTCCATCATAGCGTTCAATTGTTCCTCCTTTCAGCCTCAAGGACATATGCTGTCCCATAGAACTGAAAAATGTCCCACGTAGAACAAAAAAATATTTACAACCTAATTGTATACCATCTTCTCTCATTAATCAACAAAAACAATCTGTTTTCAGAATTCGCCGGGGCTTTATCTGAATTCATATAAATTAATGATCTCTACATAGCCAATCGAACCGAACAATAATACGTCACCATCTTTTTCTAAGACCGGAATCATCAACATATATTTCTCATGGCTCTCATCATCCATTTCAATATTGACCTCATCCCACGTAAGTGGATAATCCTCTTGCACGAGTTTCATCATTGCCTTTGCTTCCTCACAAAGATGACAATTTGGTTTTGTATAGAATGTTACATGCATCGTCAAACACCCCAGGATATTCAGAATACCCCCAGTATAATTGAAAAATGACTGATAGGCACTACATATGTTTCACATCCACATTTGGCATGATACTCACCTCCGCTATTAATATGCACTGATAATGCATTTTCACTCTTGGAATTTATTACTAAATGAATCCATACAAAAAAGGCTACATAAATTATGCAACCTTACTTTTGATTTTCATTCACGATTTGATTATTTTCATTTGCATTCAAATTAAGGTACTAAGAGACACTCCTGTTTGTCAGTACTCAAGTGTCAATAGGGTCCTCATCTTATCGTTCCTTCAAACGCGAGGTGTTCTTCAATTCCCGAATCGTCTGCGCCCCGATTCCGAACATTGCCATCTGAAGTTCCATTTCCCGGATTTCCATCACTTCAAGGACATCCTGCGGACTTTGGGTCGCTTCCTTCAGTATGGATCGACCGAATCCAACAAGGTCGGCACCCAATGCAATGGTCTTGGCACCATCTAGCCCCGTCCGCATCCCACCGCTGGCAATCAGAGGACGATTCCCAATCTCTCTGCGAACTAACCTAATAGATTCAGCCGTCGGAATTCCCCATTCGCTGAATGCTTCGGCGGCAACACGCCGGATTGGATCTTTGGCGCGGAACTTCTCTACCTGACTCCAAGAAGTACCTCCCGCTCCGGCAACATCGATAAATGCAACACCAGCCTCACTTAAGCTTTTAGCTGTCTGACCATCGATTCCCCAACCGACTTCCTTGATTCCGACTGGAACCTCTAGCGTACTGCATAGTTGTTCAATCTTCCTTAATAACCCTTTAAAGTTTGTATCTCCCTTTTCCTGAATCACTTCCTGAATGCTGTTCAAATGAAGGACAAGCATATCCGCCTCAGTTATATCGATAATCTTCCTGCATTCCTCGACACTATATCCGTAATTGAACTGAACAGCCCCCAGGTTTGCAATGATCGGAACACTCGGGGCGTACTTCCTCATTAAGAAAGAAGAAGGATGTCCATCACTATCGAGCAGCGCACGAGTGGATCCCAGCGCAAGCGCCCAGCCCCTTTCTTCAGCCGCTACTGCTAGGTTTCGGTTAATTGTCTCGGCAAGTGCCGTCCCGCCCGTCATGGAACTGATAAGGAACGGCGTTTTGCATTCAAATCCGAGGAATTTCGTTTCAATGGAAATTTCATCAAATGCGATTTCGGGAAGTGCATTATGGATAAACGTAAACGACTCTAATCCCGTGGTGATTGACTCCCCCGTAACCTTTTCGTTTAGCGTAATTTGAATATGATCCGATTTTCTTTGCTCGATTGAATTGGCCAACGCCAACACCTGCCTTTACCATCTAAATTCTAAGCAATTTCGCTGTTGTTCTTTGTTGCATACAGCAGATTACAAACTTTAATGGAGTTGAACTTCTTTCACCGTTTGTTCTACTTCTGCTCGTGATATTTTTTCACGTCCCTCTTTCATCGCTTTTAACGATTTATGAGCTAAGGCAAGCGGCAGTCGGCAAAATAATAAAATAGTTTTCTTACTGAGAGATTTCATATATTCATCTGCCTTTGCCAAGTTTTCATCTGCATACTCGAACAGTTCTGCACGACTCCAACCATCAGGAACAAAGCTTACACTACGTTCATCCAAATCTTCCTTCTCATTGCGCAAGATATTTACCGCCTGAAGCCCACGTCCATAACCAATTGCAAGTTCGCGGTCTGTTTGTGCTTCTCCATAATGCTCCCAGAGGTCCGACAGCATAACGCCAACAAGCCCTGCAACGTAATATGTATAATCATCCAAATCTTCACGGGTATGGATTTCCCAGTTTGCTTTTGCCCATTTTGCCATTCCAGTTGCCATTTCACACGCAGCATTCATCACGATTGGCAAAACATCTTTCGGACAAGCCTGTAGCCAATCTTCTAAACGAAGTGAAACCTCAGGCATTTGATCTTTTGTCGATCCAAGGATTCTTAGATACGCTTCGTTATCAAATGGTTGTTTAAATAATTCACTTACTTGCATTAAAATTGTACTTTTTACATCATTGGTCAATTCTTCATGATCTTCTATTTCATCAATTGCCCGAAATACTAAATAAGCAGATGCAACCGAATGCTTTAACTCTTTCTGCAAAAAAGTAATCGGAATATAAAATGTACGACTCGTCTCTTTTAGTACACGCATTGCATCTTTCGGAAACATACTCATTCGAATTCCGTACCTCCCTTTTCAATTTTGTCTATACTCATTATCGTAACTGAATTTTAAAAAATATACACTAAAAAAGAGAATAATATCGGATTATCGATTACGCCTTGGCGTAATTGCGTCGGGATTTTGAATTGAGCTTGAGGCCAGCACGATGCTGGTCATGCAACCGTGCCACAGGATGTGGCGGTCTTAGACTGCCTTCCTTGACTCCTTTCAAAATCCCTGACATCCGCCGGAGGCTTTATCTGAGTTCAGCCGGGGTTTGAACCCCCACTGCACAGTAAAACCATCACATTCATCCCACCACTTAAGGAAGTGGGGGTTTTCTGTAGCTGACGCTTCGCTTTCAGTACAAAAGCATTTGCTGAAATCAGATAAATACCCGAGAATTGATAATAAGCGCTTCCAATGGATAAATTCACTTTTTCCT
Proteins encoded:
- the tpiA gene encoding triose-phosphate isomerase, translated to MRKRIIAGNWKMYKTVEEARSFVEEVKGKVPVSDNVEAVICPPSLYLSELAQLTKGSALGIGAQTMSDVKEGAFTGEISPAMLVGIDVGYVVLGHSERRQYFNETDESVNLKVHAAFEYNLTPLVCVGETLEQREAGQTVELVAAQVKKAFEGISAAQAEKAVIAYEPIWAIGTGKTATAQDANEVCGAIRATVSELYSETVAASIRIQYGGSVKPDNIEELLSMEHIDGALVGGASLEPASFLKLVEAGAHE
- a CDS encoding phosphoglycerate kinase, whose product is MKSKKTMKDMQLEGQRVFCRVDFNVPMENGQVTDVTRIRAAIPTIEYMVEQGAKVILASHLGRPNGEVNEEMRLTVAGEKLAELIGKPVLKLDTSIGQEVEQAIASMKNGDIVLLENVRFHAGEEKNDADLAKNFADLADVFVNDAFGAAHRAHASTAGIADYIPAVSGLLIEKELDVLGKALSTPERPFTAIIGGAKVKDKIGVINHLLDKVDNLIIGGGLAYTFLKAQGYEIGKSLLEEDKIDLAKSFIQKAKDNGVKLYLPIDVTIADDFSKDANTKVVKNDAIPADWEGLDIGTETAELYAKVIEESKLIIWNGPMGVFELEPFAGGTKRVAQAMAVTAGYTVIGGGDSAAAVEKFGVADKMDHISTGGGASLEFMEGKDLPGVSALNDN
- the gap gene encoding type I glyceraldehyde-3-phosphate dehydrogenase — translated: MAMKLAINGFGRIGRKVFREALQQEEIEIVAINDLTDAAMLAHLLKYDSVHGVNEAEISSEGNSLVVNGKNIKVYAERNPADLPWGELGIDVVIDSTGVFTDREGLNKHIEAGAKRVILSAPAKGDIPMLVMGVNHETYNAADDKIVSNASCTTNCLAPIVKVLNDKFGIERGMMTTVHSYTNDQKILDLPHSDYRRARAAAENMIPTTTGAASAVTKVIPALAGKLDGMAVRVPTPNVSLVDFVADLKQNVTVEEVNAALKEASENELAGVLVYNELPLVSRDYNGNTASSTIDGLSTMVLADNMVKVISWYDNESGYSARCIDLALYMHGKGL
- a CDS encoding sugar-binding domain-containing protein encodes the protein MMEAQRKLVPEMMELMQQRYRMLKLIKMSGPIGRRPLGQIAGLSERETRTMMDILRAQNLIHVAKEGASITVEGSSVLQTLESVMEDWSGRASLAKKLTEFLGIRSVKVVAGNCDIDGDSTAKSLLGMEAAKQFSSKIGDGKIVAVTGGSTIAAIPQHIEKFSDTTDQLFIAARGGVGDDIGLQANVIAAFFAEACGGTYSTFYYPESLSEEAQKAFRNEPFVVKMLSLYETTDCVLHGIGDAKTMAVLRNTPEEEQQVLRKSGAIGEAFGYYFDKNGNVVHRLRTVGIQTSHLERIPLIISVAGGSSKAEAILAYMASAPKQTILVTDEGAANEMLKLLINK
- a CDS encoding glutaredoxin family protein, which encodes MHVTFYTKPNCHLCEEAKAMMKLVQEDYPLTWDEVNIEMDDESHEKYMLMIPVLEKDGDVLLFGSIGYVEIINLYEFR
- the fni gene encoding type 2 isopentenyl-diphosphate Delta-isomerase, with the translated sequence MANSIEQRKSDHIQITLNEKVTGESITTGLESFTFIHNALPEIAFDEISIETKFLGFECKTPFLISSMTGGTALAETINRNLAVAAEERGWALALGSTRALLDSDGHPSSFLMRKYAPSVPIIANLGAVQFNYGYSVEECRKIIDITEADMLVLHLNSIQEVIQEKGDTNFKGLLRKIEQLCSTLEVPVGIKEVGWGIDGQTAKSLSEAGVAFIDVAGAGGTSWSQVEKFRAKDPIRRVAAEAFSEWGIPTAESIRLVRREIGNRPLIASGGMRTGLDGAKTIALGADLVGFGRSILKEATQSPQDVLEVMEIREMELQMAMFGIGAQTIRELKNTSRLKER
- a CDS encoding squalene/phytoene synthase family protein, producing MSMFPKDAMRVLKETSRTFYIPITFLQKELKHSVASAYLVFRAIDEIEDHEELTNDVKSTILMQVSELFKQPFDNEAYLRILGSTKDQMPEVSLRLEDWLQACPKDVLPIVMNAACEMATGMAKWAKANWEIHTREDLDDYTYYVAGLVGVMLSDLWEHYGEAQTDRELAIGYGRGLQAVNILRNEKEDLDERSVSFVPDGWSRAELFEYADENLAKADEYMKSLSKKTILLFCRLPLALAHKSLKAMKEGREKISRAEVEQTVKEVQLH